Proteins found in one Panicum hallii strain FIL2 chromosome 4, PHallii_v3.1, whole genome shotgun sequence genomic segment:
- the LOC112888371 gene encoding peroxiredoxin-2E-1, chloroplastic-like — translation MATSAALATLSATAAAAGKRLLLPRPSSASSSLSFASRRLGAAGPLRARGLPGSPVRAAASSASAPPAAAAAKTIAVGDRLPDATLSYFDSPDGELKTVTVRDLTAGKKVVLFAVPGAFTPTCTQKHLPGFVAKAGELRAKGVDTVACVSVNDAFVMRAWKESLGVGDEVLLLSDGNGELARAMGVELDLSDKPVGLGVRSRRYALLAEDGVVKVLNLEEGGAFTNSSAEDMLKAL, via the coding sequence atggccacctccgccgccctcgccacgctctccgccacggccgccgccgccggcaagcgcctcctcctcccgcgcccctcgtccgcctcctcctccctctccttcgCCTCCCGCCGCCTGGGCGCCGCGGGCCCCCTCCGGGCCCGCGGGCTCCCGGGGTCGCCAGTCCGGGCCGCGGCGTCGTCCGCGTCGGCGccccccgccgcggcggcggccaagaCCATCGCGGTCGGGGACCGGCTCCCCGATGCGACGCTCTCCTACTTCGACTCCCCTGACGGCGAGCTGAAGACGGTGACGGTGCGCGACCTGACGGCGGGGAAGAAGGTGGTGCTCTTCGCGGTGCCTGGCGCGTTCACGCCCACCTGCACCCAGAAGCATCTCCCGGGGTTCGTCGCCAAGGCCGGGGAGCTCCGCGCCAAGGGGGTGGACACCGTGGCCTGCGTCTCCGTCAACGATGCCTTCGTGATGCGCGCCTGGAAGGAGAGCCTCGGGGTCGGGGACGAGGTGCTGCTCCTGTCCGACGGGAACGGGGAGCTGGCCCGCGCCATGGGCGTCGAGCTCGACCTCTCCGACAAGCCCGTGGGGCTCGGCGTGCGGTCCCGGCGGTACGCGCTGCTGGCCGAGGACGGCGTCGTCAAGGTGCTCAACCTCGAGGAGGGCGGTGCGTTCACCAACAGCAGCGCCGAGGACATGCTCAAGGCGCTCTGA
- the LOC112889110 gene encoding stromal processing peptidase, chloroplastic isoform X2 — protein sequence MASAPFPPVAAAAASAPPRLAPRHPFAAAAAARRSSLSFRPAARRLALPLRSSAAAANPLRCAHRRAVSPRSRRRAQGFGAASDSAASTWGGAAGRDGCLSCFPKSRRGRSGLARFAPCALPHASGLSFRGRLSGAKVRPSHILRAAGPDEPHVASPTWSETSLDKPDLDHTISKEELEDVLNTPLPEHPKLIRGQLKNGLRYLILPNKVPANRFEAHMEVHVGSIDEEEDEQGIAHMIEHVAFLGSKKREKLLGTGARSNAYTDFHHTVFHIHSPTKTKEYGEDLLPSVLDALNEIAFHPKFSSSRVEKERRAILSELQMMNTIEYRVDCQLLQYLHSENKLSNRFPIGLEEQIQKWDPDKIRRFHERWYYPANATLYLVGEIDDIPRAVREIEAVFEHTLSENEGNPVPGGSPFGAMASLFAPKLPGGFAANLTGEKSPVTDKIKPVKRERQAVRPPVEHKWSLPGVAQDAKPPAIFQHELIQSFSINMFCKIPVSKVQTYKDLRSVLMKRIFLSALHFRINTRYKSSNPPFTSVELDHSDSGREGCTVTTLTVTAEPQNWRSAIKVAVHEVRRLKEFGVTMGEMTRYMDALIKDSEQLAMMIDSVPSVDNLDFIMESDALGHTVMDQLQGHESLLAVAETVTLEEVNTVGAEVLEFISDFGKPNAPLPAAIVACVPKKVHVDGVGETDFEIYPDEITEAIKSGLDEPIYPEPELEVPKELITQPELNKLKLQHKPSFIPLTEEDNVVKVFDTETGIAQRRLSNGISINYKITQNEARVGVMRLIVGGGRATEDSESKGSVIVGVRTLSEGGCVGNFSREQVELFCVNNLINCSLESNEEFIFMEFRFALRDNGMRAAFQLLHMVLEHNVWLEDAFDRATQLYLSYYRSIPKSLERSTAHKLMLAMLNHDERFVEPSPHSLQKLTLQSVKDAVMNQFVGSNMEVSIVGDFTEEEVESCVLDYLGTVRAASSPNTEERIEKISFRPFPSDLHFQQVYIKDTDERACAYIAGPAPNRWGFASEGNDLFNVIQRSGADEISEPVNLDLTGKKRIDVRSHPLFFGITLSLLAEIINSRLFTTVRDSMGLTYDVSFELNLFDKLDLGWYVIAVTSTPSKVHKAVDACKGVLRGLHSSRIVERELDRAKRTLLMKHEAETKTNAYWLGLLAHLQSSSVPRKDVSCIKELTTLYESATIEDLYLAYEHLKVDDSSLFACIGIAGAESGEDVNDDEVDMDLHGMAPMGGRGLSTMTRPTT from the exons ATGGCCTCCGCCCCCTTCCCGcccgtcgcggcggcggcggcctccgcgccgccgcgcctggccccgcgccaccccttcgccgcggccgccgccgcgcgccgctctTCTCTCTCcttccgccccgccgcgcgccggctCGCCCTCCCgctccgctcctccgccgccgcggctaACCCGCTCCGCTGCGCGCACCGCCGCGCCGTCTCGCCCAG GTCGAGGAGACGAGCGCAGGGCTTCGGCGCGGCGTCGGATTCAGCGGCGTCCACTTGGGGCGGCGCTGCTGGGAGGGACGGGTGCCTCTCGTGCTTCCCCAAGAGCAGGCGGGGCCGGTCGGGGCTCGCGAGGTTCGCTCCATGCGCGCTCCCGCACGCGTCGGGGCTCTCGTTTCGCGGCCGGTTGAGCGGCGCTAAG GTCAGGCCTAGTCATATACTACGTGCTGCTGGACCTGATGAGCCACATGTTGCAAGTCCAACATGGTCTGAAACTTCCCTTGATAAACCTGATCTGGACCATACTATAAGTAAGGAGGAGCTTGAAGATGTTCTCAACACTCCGCTTCCTGAACACCCAAAGCTAATTCGGGGCCAATTGAAGAATGGCCTTCGGTATCTTATTTTACCAAACAAAGTTCCTGCAAACAG GTTTGAGGCTCACATGGAAGTTCATGTTGGATCAATTGATGAGGAAGAGGACGAGCAGGGAATTGCACATATGATTGAACATGTTGCATTTCTTGGCAGTAAAAAGCGTGAAAAACTATTGGGAACCGGTGCAAGGTCTAATGCATATACAGACTTCCACCATACAGTGTTCCATATCCACTCTCCAACTAAAACAAAG GAATATGGTGAAGACTTACTCCCTTCTGTGCTTGATGCATTGAATGAG ATAGCTTTTCATCCAAAGTTTTCTTCATCTCGTGTTGAGAAGGAGAGAAGAGCAATTCTTTCTGAGCTCCAGATGATGAACACAATCGAGTATCGTGTTGATTGTCAG TTGTTGCAATATCTGCACTCGGAAAACAAACTGAGCAACAGATTTCCTATTGGACTTGAAGAGCAAATACAGAAATGGGATCCTGATAAGATCCGCAGATTTCACGAGCGCTGGTACTACCCTGCTAATGCCACTTTGTATCTGGTGGGAGAAATAGATGATATTCCCAGAGCTGTTCGGGAAATAGAG GCTGTATTTGAACATACTCTTTCAGAAAATGAAGGAAACCCTGTACCGGGCGGTAGTCCATTTGGCGCTATGGCAAGCCTTTTTGCACCAAAGCTCCCAGGTGGCTTTGCTGCAAACCTAACTGGCGAAAAATCACCTGTCACTGATAAAATAAAGCCTGTAAAGAGGGAAAGACAAGCAGTTAGACCACCTGTAGAGCATAAGTGGTCCCTTCCTGGAGTTGCTCAGGATGCCAAACCCCCAGCAATTTTTCAGCATGAGTTGATTCAGAGTTTCTCTATCAATATGTTCTGTAAG ATACCTGTTAGCAAAGTTCAGACGTACAAGGACCTGCGCAGTGTGCTCATGAAAAGGATATTCTTGTCTGCCCTACATTTTCGAATCAATACGAGATACAAG AGTTCAAACCCTCCTTTTACATCTGTTGAGCTGGATCACAGTGACTCAGGAAGGGAAGGGTGTACGGTCACTACTCTTACAGTAACTGCTGAACCCCAGAACTGGAGAAGTGCAATCAAAGTTGCTGTTCATGAG GTGCGGAGGCTTAAAGAATTTGGCGTTACAATGGGAGAGATGACCCGTTATATGGATGCACTAATAAAAGATAGTGAGCAGCTGGCTATGATGATCGACAGTGTGCCCTCAGTTGACAACTTGGACTTCATCATGGAGAGTGATGCACTTGGCCATACTGTTATGGATCAGTTGCAGGGACATGAAAGTTTGCTTGCAGTTGCTGAAACTGTCACCCTTGAAGAG GTCAATACTGTTGGTGCAGAAGTACTGGAGTTCATTTCAGATTTTGGCAAACCCAATGCTCCACTTCCTGCTGCTATTGTTGCCTGTGTCCCCAAAAAAGTGCATGTTGACGGCGTAGGTGAAACTGATTTTGAGATATATCCAGATGAAATCACTGAGGCTATCAAGTCAGGCCTTGACGAACCTATTTACCCAGAGCCTGAG CTTGAGGTGCCTAAGGAATTGATTACTCAACCAGAGCTCAATAAACTGAAATTGCAACACAAACCGTCATTTATTCCTTTAACCGAAGAAGataatgtggtgaaagtgtttGACACTGAAACTGGTATAGCTCAACGCCGTCTTTCTAATGGAATTTCCATCAACTACAAG ATCACACAAAATGAAGCGAGGGTTGGTGTCATGCGGCTGATAGTAGGCGGAGGGAGAGCAACAGAAGATTCCGAATCAAAGGGATCTGTCATTGTTGGTGTTCGTACCCTGAGTGAAGGTGGTTGTGTTGGTAACTTTTCAAGGGAACAG GTTGAACTTTTCTGTGTGAATAATCTTATCAACTGCTCTCTGGAATCCAATGAGGAATTCATATTTATGGAATTTAGATTTGCTTTAAGAGACAATGGCATGCGTGCTGCTTTCCAACTCCTCCATATGGTCCTTGAG CATAATGTGTGGCTAGAAGATGCATTTGATAGAGCAACTCAGTTATATCTGTCTTACTATCGCTCTATCCCCAAAAGTTTGGAACGTTCTACAGCTCATAAGCTTATGTTAGCCATGCTAAACCATGACGAAAGGTTTGTAGAGCCGTCACCACATTCATTGCAGAAGTTGACTCTTCAGTCAGTTAAAGATGCTGTGATGAACCAGTTTGTGGGTAGCAACATGGAG GTCAGCATTGTTGGTGATTTCACTGAAGAAGAAGTAGAATCTTGTGTTCTTGATTATCTTGGGACTGTGAGGGCTGCAAGTTCTCCAAACACAGAGGAGCGTATTGAAAAGATTTCCTTCCGACCATTTCCATCAGATCTGCATTTCCAGCAA GTATACATAAAGGACACAGATGAGAGAGCCTGTGCATATATTGCAGGCCCTGCACCTAATCGTTGGGGATTTGCTAGTGAAGGAAATGACCTATTTAATGTCATTCAGCGATCTGGTGCTGATG AAATATCCGAACCAGTAAACTTGGATCTAACAGGGAAGAAACGCATTGATGTTCGCAGCCACCCTCTTTTCTTCGGCATCACTTTGAGTCTGCTTGCTGAAATTATCAATTCTAG GCTATTTACAACAGTTCGAGATTCCATGGGATTAACGTATGATGTTTCTTTTGAATTAAACCTTTTTGACAAATTGGATCTTGGTTGGTATGTGATTGCTGTCACTTCAACTCCGAGCAAG GTTCATAAAGCAGTTGATGCATGCAAAGGTGTTCTGAGAGGATTGCATAGCAGCCGAATTGTGGAAAGGGAGCTCGACCGG GCCAAGAGGACGTTGTTGATGAAACATGAGGCTGAGACGAAGACAAATGCCTATTGGCTCGGTTTGCTAGCCCATCTACAGTCTTCATCTGTGCCAAGAAAG GATGTATCATGTATCAAGGAATTGACGACGTTGTATGAAAGCGCCACAATTGAGGACTTGTATCTTGCGTATGAGCATCTGAAAGTTGACGATTCTTCTTTGTTTGCTTGCATTGGGATCGCTGGTGCTGAATCTGGTGAAGATGTGAATG ATGATGAGGTTGATATGGATCTTCATGGTATGGCTCCCATGGGAGGCCGGGGTCTTTCAACAATGACCAGACCGACAACATGA
- the LOC112889110 gene encoding stromal processing peptidase, chloroplastic isoform X1, translated as MASAPFPPVAAAAASAPPRLAPRHPFAAAAAARRSSLSFRPAARRLALPLRSSAAAANPLRCAHRRAVSPRSRRRAQGFGAASDSAASTWGGAAGRDGCLSCFPKSRRGRSGLARFAPCALPHASGLSFRGRLSGAKVRPSHILRAAGPDEPHVASPTWSETSLDKPDLDHTISKEELEDVLNTPLPEHPKLIRGQLKNGLRYLILPNKVPANRFEAHMEVHVGSIDEEEDEQGIAHMIEHVAFLGSKKREKLLGTGARSNAYTDFHHTVFHIHSPTKTKEYGEDLLPSVLDALNEIAFHPKFSSSRVEKERRAILSELQMMNTIEYRVDCQLLQYLHSENKLSNRFPIGLEEQIQKWDPDKIRRFHERWYYPANATLYLVGEIDDIPRAVREIEAVFEHTLSENEGNPVPGGSPFGAMASLFAPKLPGGFAANLTGEKSPVTDKIKPVKRERQAVRPPVEHKWSLPGVAQDAKPPAIFQHELIQSFSINMFCKIPVSKVQTYKDLRSVLMKRIFLSALHFRINTRYKSSNPPFTSVELDHSDSGREGCTVTTLTVTAEPQNWRSAIKVAVHEVRRLKEFGVTMGEMTRYMDALIKDSEQLAMMIDSVPSVDNLDFIMESDALGHTVMDQLQGHESLLAVAETVTLEEVNTVGAEVLEFISDFGKPNAPLPAAIVACVPKKVHVDGVGETDFEIYPDEITEAIKSGLDEPIYPEPELEVPKELITQPELNKLKLQHKPSFIPLTEEDNVVKVFDTETGIAQRRLSNGISINYKITQNEARVGVMRLIVGGGRATEDSESKGSVIVGVRTLSEGGCVGNFSREQVELFCVNNLINCSLESNEEFIFMEFRFALRDNGMRAAFQLLHMVLEHNVWLEDAFDRATQLYLSYYRSIPKSLERSTAHKLMLAMLNHDERFVEPSPHSLQKLTLQSVKDAVMNQFVGSNMEVSIVGDFTEEEVESCVLDYLGTVRAASSPNTEERIEKISFRPFPSDLHFQQVYIKDTDERACAYIAGPAPNRWGFASEGNDLFNVIQRSGADAEISEPVNLDLTGKKRIDVRSHPLFFGITLSLLAEIINSRLFTTVRDSMGLTYDVSFELNLFDKLDLGWYVIAVTSTPSKVHKAVDACKGVLRGLHSSRIVERELDRAKRTLLMKHEAETKTNAYWLGLLAHLQSSSVPRKDVSCIKELTTLYESATIEDLYLAYEHLKVDDSSLFACIGIAGAESGEDVNDDEVDMDLHGMAPMGGRGLSTMTRPTT; from the exons ATGGCCTCCGCCCCCTTCCCGcccgtcgcggcggcggcggcctccgcgccgccgcgcctggccccgcgccaccccttcgccgcggccgccgccgcgcgccgctctTCTCTCTCcttccgccccgccgcgcgccggctCGCCCTCCCgctccgctcctccgccgccgcggctaACCCGCTCCGCTGCGCGCACCGCCGCGCCGTCTCGCCCAG GTCGAGGAGACGAGCGCAGGGCTTCGGCGCGGCGTCGGATTCAGCGGCGTCCACTTGGGGCGGCGCTGCTGGGAGGGACGGGTGCCTCTCGTGCTTCCCCAAGAGCAGGCGGGGCCGGTCGGGGCTCGCGAGGTTCGCTCCATGCGCGCTCCCGCACGCGTCGGGGCTCTCGTTTCGCGGCCGGTTGAGCGGCGCTAAG GTCAGGCCTAGTCATATACTACGTGCTGCTGGACCTGATGAGCCACATGTTGCAAGTCCAACATGGTCTGAAACTTCCCTTGATAAACCTGATCTGGACCATACTATAAGTAAGGAGGAGCTTGAAGATGTTCTCAACACTCCGCTTCCTGAACACCCAAAGCTAATTCGGGGCCAATTGAAGAATGGCCTTCGGTATCTTATTTTACCAAACAAAGTTCCTGCAAACAG GTTTGAGGCTCACATGGAAGTTCATGTTGGATCAATTGATGAGGAAGAGGACGAGCAGGGAATTGCACATATGATTGAACATGTTGCATTTCTTGGCAGTAAAAAGCGTGAAAAACTATTGGGAACCGGTGCAAGGTCTAATGCATATACAGACTTCCACCATACAGTGTTCCATATCCACTCTCCAACTAAAACAAAG GAATATGGTGAAGACTTACTCCCTTCTGTGCTTGATGCATTGAATGAG ATAGCTTTTCATCCAAAGTTTTCTTCATCTCGTGTTGAGAAGGAGAGAAGAGCAATTCTTTCTGAGCTCCAGATGATGAACACAATCGAGTATCGTGTTGATTGTCAG TTGTTGCAATATCTGCACTCGGAAAACAAACTGAGCAACAGATTTCCTATTGGACTTGAAGAGCAAATACAGAAATGGGATCCTGATAAGATCCGCAGATTTCACGAGCGCTGGTACTACCCTGCTAATGCCACTTTGTATCTGGTGGGAGAAATAGATGATATTCCCAGAGCTGTTCGGGAAATAGAG GCTGTATTTGAACATACTCTTTCAGAAAATGAAGGAAACCCTGTACCGGGCGGTAGTCCATTTGGCGCTATGGCAAGCCTTTTTGCACCAAAGCTCCCAGGTGGCTTTGCTGCAAACCTAACTGGCGAAAAATCACCTGTCACTGATAAAATAAAGCCTGTAAAGAGGGAAAGACAAGCAGTTAGACCACCTGTAGAGCATAAGTGGTCCCTTCCTGGAGTTGCTCAGGATGCCAAACCCCCAGCAATTTTTCAGCATGAGTTGATTCAGAGTTTCTCTATCAATATGTTCTGTAAG ATACCTGTTAGCAAAGTTCAGACGTACAAGGACCTGCGCAGTGTGCTCATGAAAAGGATATTCTTGTCTGCCCTACATTTTCGAATCAATACGAGATACAAG AGTTCAAACCCTCCTTTTACATCTGTTGAGCTGGATCACAGTGACTCAGGAAGGGAAGGGTGTACGGTCACTACTCTTACAGTAACTGCTGAACCCCAGAACTGGAGAAGTGCAATCAAAGTTGCTGTTCATGAG GTGCGGAGGCTTAAAGAATTTGGCGTTACAATGGGAGAGATGACCCGTTATATGGATGCACTAATAAAAGATAGTGAGCAGCTGGCTATGATGATCGACAGTGTGCCCTCAGTTGACAACTTGGACTTCATCATGGAGAGTGATGCACTTGGCCATACTGTTATGGATCAGTTGCAGGGACATGAAAGTTTGCTTGCAGTTGCTGAAACTGTCACCCTTGAAGAG GTCAATACTGTTGGTGCAGAAGTACTGGAGTTCATTTCAGATTTTGGCAAACCCAATGCTCCACTTCCTGCTGCTATTGTTGCCTGTGTCCCCAAAAAAGTGCATGTTGACGGCGTAGGTGAAACTGATTTTGAGATATATCCAGATGAAATCACTGAGGCTATCAAGTCAGGCCTTGACGAACCTATTTACCCAGAGCCTGAG CTTGAGGTGCCTAAGGAATTGATTACTCAACCAGAGCTCAATAAACTGAAATTGCAACACAAACCGTCATTTATTCCTTTAACCGAAGAAGataatgtggtgaaagtgtttGACACTGAAACTGGTATAGCTCAACGCCGTCTTTCTAATGGAATTTCCATCAACTACAAG ATCACACAAAATGAAGCGAGGGTTGGTGTCATGCGGCTGATAGTAGGCGGAGGGAGAGCAACAGAAGATTCCGAATCAAAGGGATCTGTCATTGTTGGTGTTCGTACCCTGAGTGAAGGTGGTTGTGTTGGTAACTTTTCAAGGGAACAG GTTGAACTTTTCTGTGTGAATAATCTTATCAACTGCTCTCTGGAATCCAATGAGGAATTCATATTTATGGAATTTAGATTTGCTTTAAGAGACAATGGCATGCGTGCTGCTTTCCAACTCCTCCATATGGTCCTTGAG CATAATGTGTGGCTAGAAGATGCATTTGATAGAGCAACTCAGTTATATCTGTCTTACTATCGCTCTATCCCCAAAAGTTTGGAACGTTCTACAGCTCATAAGCTTATGTTAGCCATGCTAAACCATGACGAAAGGTTTGTAGAGCCGTCACCACATTCATTGCAGAAGTTGACTCTTCAGTCAGTTAAAGATGCTGTGATGAACCAGTTTGTGGGTAGCAACATGGAG GTCAGCATTGTTGGTGATTTCACTGAAGAAGAAGTAGAATCTTGTGTTCTTGATTATCTTGGGACTGTGAGGGCTGCAAGTTCTCCAAACACAGAGGAGCGTATTGAAAAGATTTCCTTCCGACCATTTCCATCAGATCTGCATTTCCAGCAA GTATACATAAAGGACACAGATGAGAGAGCCTGTGCATATATTGCAGGCCCTGCACCTAATCGTTGGGGATTTGCTAGTGAAGGAAATGACCTATTTAATGTCATTCAGCGATCTGGTGCTGATG CAGAAATATCCGAACCAGTAAACTTGGATCTAACAGGGAAGAAACGCATTGATGTTCGCAGCCACCCTCTTTTCTTCGGCATCACTTTGAGTCTGCTTGCTGAAATTATCAATTCTAG GCTATTTACAACAGTTCGAGATTCCATGGGATTAACGTATGATGTTTCTTTTGAATTAAACCTTTTTGACAAATTGGATCTTGGTTGGTATGTGATTGCTGTCACTTCAACTCCGAGCAAG GTTCATAAAGCAGTTGATGCATGCAAAGGTGTTCTGAGAGGATTGCATAGCAGCCGAATTGTGGAAAGGGAGCTCGACCGG GCCAAGAGGACGTTGTTGATGAAACATGAGGCTGAGACGAAGACAAATGCCTATTGGCTCGGTTTGCTAGCCCATCTACAGTCTTCATCTGTGCCAAGAAAG GATGTATCATGTATCAAGGAATTGACGACGTTGTATGAAAGCGCCACAATTGAGGACTTGTATCTTGCGTATGAGCATCTGAAAGTTGACGATTCTTCTTTGTTTGCTTGCATTGGGATCGCTGGTGCTGAATCTGGTGAAGATGTGAATG ATGATGAGGTTGATATGGATCTTCATGGTATGGCTCCCATGGGAGGCCGGGGTCTTTCAACAATGACCAGACCGACAACATGA